The Porites lutea chromosome 4, jaPorLute2.1, whole genome shotgun sequence genome contains a region encoding:
- the LOC140935715 gene encoding DEP domain-containing protein 7-like encodes MNERKKLCRPSNDNDLSREPFKATKIWNELIEHLRTSVEQRRRRWKFQYYENCFRGGDVVEVLHTYVQSNPDLSKDATRSQVRSLCQILLEKKVIECVTSDGGSGKSKRDSFEDGNKLYRFSPGPFEHVTSSPSQVERKINRRRSLLGRSEKRITRRMSLNFTPRAQTRLADILLMPSSTLQSPEVHCSSSLEVPKKRRRLSLDAGLGIRKNKLALLSDSTSDRSNDSEIWFEVALSELLQLTDVPFLEDILTPPLTHDGLGVIVISNNIPRSCAENLQLKQNADKEINSSELCNVWLTPGMECIHLQKEHPLPQRGDTGFLNTINIKEMGIQQILAEYYGSLLDSLIPTNFADLVDGMICALANDCSKVVTFLPLLAVMLPASQQEHLKKLLSFIGRSVDTKSGRFIVKKFMGAILPKTIQNKDAGQQLVLSMIKHQKQMFTTPAHLKDHFKRNMSCTQRGMCPLLQSKICHQISALEFKHQKQFTTNQSLGELMTFIIDNLQMTLKEKEERLKLFQKHHYDIFIQQFPTGQL; translated from the exons ATGAATGAACGTAAGAAATTATGCCGCCCTAGTAATGACAATGATCTGAGTAGAGAACCTTTCAAGGCAACAAAAATTTGGAACGAACTCATCGAACATCTGCGAACGAGCGTCGAACAGCGTCGAAGAAGGTGGAAGTTTCAGTACTACGAAAATTGTTTTCGTGGTGGTGATGTGGTTGAAGTTCTCCACACTTACGTCCAAAGCAATCCTGATTTGTCTAAGGATGCTACTCGCAGCCAAGTGCGTTCTCTCTGTCAGATTCTGCTGGAGAAAAAGGTCATCGAGTGTGTAACTTCAGATGGCGGTAGCGGCAAATCAAAGAGAGACAGCTTCGAGGATGGAAACAAGTTGTACAGATTTTCGCCCGGTCCATTTGAGCATGTTACTTCTTCTCCTTCTCAAGTTGAGAGGAAGATAAATAGAAGAAGAAGTTTGCTGGGAAGAAGCGAAAAAAGAATAACGAGAAGGATGTCGTTAAATTTTACTCCCAGGGCGCAAACGAGATTGGCTGATATTTTGTTAATGCCATCATCCACTTTGCAGTCTCCTGAAGTTCATTGTTCGAGTTCGCTAGAAGTACCAAAGAAGAGAAGAAGACTCAGTTTGGACGCTGGGCTTGGTATAAG aaagaacAAGCTGGCTCTTCTGTCTGATTCAACGTCTGATCGCAGTAATGACAGTGAGATTTGGTTTGAAGTTGCATTATCTGAACTCCTACAGCTCACAGATGTTCCATTTCTGGAGGATATACTGACCCCACCATTGACACATGATGGCCTGGGAGTGATAGTCATATCAAATAATATTCCAAGATCATGTGCTGAGAATTTGCAGTTGAAACAGAATGctgataaagaaataaacagttCAGAATTATGCAATGTTTGGTTAACACCAGGGATGGAATGCATTCATTTGCAGAAAGAACACCCATTGCCACAGCGTGGGGACACAGGCTTTTTAAACACAATAAATATCAAAGAGATGGGGATCCAGCAGATCCTTGCAGAGTATTATGGATCACTTCTTGATTCGCTCATTCCCACAAACTTTGCAGACTTAGTTGATGGCATGATTTGTGCTCTGGCTAACGACTGCTccaaagttgttacatttctgCCACTTTTGGCAGTGATGCTACCAGCAAGCCAGCAAGAACACCTCAAAAAGTTGTTAAGCTTCATAGGGAGGTCTGTGGACACAAAAAGCGGACGATTTATCGTCAAGAAGTTCATGGGAGCTATCTTACCGAAGACCATTCAAAATAAG GATGCTGGCCAGCAACTAGTTTTGTCCATGATAAAACATCAGAAACAGATGTTTACAACACCTGCTCATCTCAAGGACCATTTCAAGAGAAATATGTCTTGCACTCAAAGGGGAATGTGTCCACTCCTACAGTCAAAGATTTGTCACCAGATATCAGCTTTGGAGTTCAAACaccaaaagcaatttacaaCCAACCAATCTTTGGGTGAACTAATGACTTTCATTATTGACAATTTGCAAATGACGcttaaagaaaaggaagaaaggcTGAAACTTTTCCAGAAACACCACTATGATATTTTTATACAACAGTTCCCCACTGGACAATTGTAA